TACAGGTCCTGGTAGTTGTTGGTGACTTCCGTGTTGACGGCGTTGATGAGGCACTCGTCGCCGCAGTTGTACCCGTCGGGGTAGATCTTGCGCATCGGCGAATCTTCGCTGAACTGCGCGTTCTGGAGGTTTCGGGGCACCGAGATGATGGCGCTTTCGCCGGTCCTGGCGTCCACGCTGATGACGGAGAGGCTGTCCGGACGGCGGCCGGTGCGGTCATCTCCGGCGTCGCCGCCCATCATGAGGAAGTTGTAGCGTCCGTCCACCGGGTCAATGGCGGGCCCGGCATTGAAGATGCTGCTGATCGCGTTCCTGCTGACATTCAGGACGTAGGCGAGGTAGCCGAGTGAACCGCTCCCCAGGACAGTGGCAGCGACCAGCATGACGGCGATGATGGGCCGCATGCCCGGGGCCAGCAAAACCGGACGGATGATCCGGAGGGTGTTGAGGAACAGGAAGGCCCAGCCAAGGGCCAAGGCAATGAGCACCACGATGATCACAAGGGAGCCGACGGGGTGCGTCACTATGCCCAGCAGGAGGCTGCGGTTCAGGGCGGCGATCAGTAAAGCCAGGATCGCTACCGCCCAGACTGCGAGGGTTACGCGCAGGGCAAGGCGGCCGAGTTTCCGGTCGCCGGCTACGATCTGGGCGCTGCCGGGGACGAACAAGGTGAGGAGGACCAGCACGAACGCGCGTTTGGTCCGCACCGGGGCGCTGGCCCCGGACGGATATCTGACGGGATCAGTCAGGGCTCCGCCTGGCTGACGGGTGTTCTGGTTCATGGTGGTCATCCGCGGCCTTCCTAGCGGGTGCTCCCCTCGGAAGTGTTTGCGGAAGCGAAGACCTCGCTGACTTTCTGCCGCAGGTTTTCGCCCTTCCTGGTGGCGGTATCGTTCAGCTCCCGGGCGAAGGTGAGGAGGTCGTCGCGGAGGCGGACAGCGAGGTCGTCAGTTCCTGATGCCAGCATCCGGACGGCCAGCAAGCCTGCGTTCCGGGCACCGGCGATCGAGACGGTGGCCACCGGAACGCCGGCAGGCATCTGGACGATGGACAACAACGAGTCCATGCCATCCAGGGTCTTCAAGGGAACGGGAACACCAATCACGGGAAGGGGCGTGACGGAGGCCAGCATGCCCGGCAGGTGTGCCGCTCCGCCGGCGCCGGCGATGATGACGCGAAGTCCGCGCTCATGGGCGGTCTGGCCGTACCGGATCATCTCCGTGGGCATCCGGTGGGCGGAAACGACGTCTGCCTCGAACGGAATGCCGAACTCCGCCAAAGCATCGGCCGCGGCCTCCATGACCGGCCAGTCCGAATCCGAACCCATCACGAGGCCTACCAAGGGAGCGACGGTGGGGTTTGTCATGCGTTCTCCTCAGAGGATTCCGACGGGACGCGGCCGTCCCGGATGGTGTTTGCGACTGCCGTTGCGCGGGAACGGACGGAATCCACGTCGGAGGCGGTTGTGCCCAACAGGTTGACGTGGCCGATCTTGCGGCCGGGGCGCACGGACTTGCCGTAGCAGTGCACCTTGGCAGCCGGTTCAAAGGCCAGGGCCAGGGGGAAGGCAGCAAAAAGATCCTGGTTTTCCCCGCCCAGGAAGTTCTTCATGACGGCCACGGGTGCCAGGGCGTCCGTGGCACCCAGCGGAAGGTCCAGGACCGCTCGCAAGTGCTGTTCGAATTGGCTCGTGATGGAACCGTCCTGGGTCCAGTGGCCGGTGTTGTGCGGGCGCATGGCGAGCTCGTTGATGAGGAAGCCGGCGCCGACGCCCGGGGTTTCAAAGAGTTCAGCCGCCATGACGCCCGTGACGCCAAGCTCGGTGGCGATGCGCAGGGCAGCATCCTCGGCTGCGGCAGCTACTTCCACTGAGATGTTCTGGGCGGGGGCAATGACTTCATCGCACACTCCGTCCACTTGGATGGTGTGCACCACAGGCCACGCACGGGCCTCGCCGCTGGGTGTCCGCGCAACCAGGGCGGAGAGCTCGCGGCTGAAGTCCACTTTGGCTTCGGCAAGGAGGGGACTCATGGCCTGGAACCAGCTGGCGGTGTCTGCGGCATCTTCGGGGGAGTCGACGATGCGCACGCCCTTACCGTCGTAACCGCCGCGGGGTGTCTTCAGGACCACCGGCCAGCCGATCTTGTCTCCGAACGCCACCAGCTCCTCCACCGTGTTCACGGCAGCCCACTCGGGGTTGGGAAGTCCGAGGCGGTCGATCGCGGCACGCATCACCAGTTTGTCCTGGGCGTTCACCAGTGACTCCGGCCCGGGTTGGACGTTCACACCGGCGTCAAGCAGGGCGTGCAAGTGGTCCGTGGGAACGTGTTCGTGATCAAAGGTCAGGACATCCACGCCCTTGGCAAACTCAAGGAGGGTGTCCAGGTCCTTGTAATCGCCAACAGGCGCTGTGGCCACGGCGGCTACCGCTGAAACGTCCTCACCTTCGGCCAGTACGCGGAGTTCAAAGCCCAGTGCAGTAGCGGGCGGGGCCATCATGCGTGCGAGTTGGCCTCCGCCAACAACGCCAATAACAGGAAAAGTCACAAGGTTCAGCCTACCGAACCAGCGGCTCGATCACGGATTCTCCAGCGTAGTCAACTGTGCGCAGGAGCGTAGCCACCTGTGTTCAGGAGCCTAGCCACCTGTGTTTCAACGGCCGCGGAGGACCCGGGAAGTACCGTCAAACAGCGTCTGCACAGGCTGCTCCAAGGCAACGCGAAAAAATCGGCGCTAAAATGGATGAGGCCCACCGGCCCTAATTTTCAACGGCCATGGAGGGTCATGATCACCACACTTGCAGATCGCATCCGCGGACTTGCCTCGCTCTTCTGGCGCGAAGTAGCCAAGTTCGGCGCCGTTGGAGGTGTAGCTTTCGTCATTGACTCTGCCGTTTTCATTTGGCTCTTTTCGGGTCCCATGCACGGCAGCGAGGTCTGGGCCAAGGCGATCGCGACGATCGTTGCGAGTATTTTTTCCTGGATTGCCAACAGGTTCTGGACCTTCCGTCACCGGAAGCAAGCGAACGTTGTCCGTGAGGCCATTCTCTTTGCCGTGATGAACTTCGTCGGGCTCCTCATCGCGTCGGGCTGCGTGTGGGTTGCCAAGTACATCCTCAACCTCAATGACAAACCATCACTGTTCATTGCCGGCAGCGTAGTGGGCTTGATCCTCGGGACGATCTTCCGGTTCTTCGCCTACCGTTTCTGGGTCTTCAACGAAGAACTCGATGCAGAGCCCGAGTTCTCGCACGACCACGAGATCCTCGAGGTCCACCACAAGGCCCAGAGCGGAACCGCCGATGCCGGCCACGCCGGACCT
The Paenarthrobacter ureafaciens genome window above contains:
- the purE gene encoding 5-(carboxyamino)imidazole ribonucleotide mutase yields the protein MTNPTVAPLVGLVMGSDSDWPVMEAAADALAEFGIPFEADVVSAHRMPTEMIRYGQTAHERGLRVIIAGAGGAAHLPGMLASVTPLPVIGVPVPLKTLDGMDSLLSIVQMPAGVPVATVSIAGARNAGLLAVRMLASGTDDLAVRLRDDLLTFARELNDTATRKGENLRQKVSEVFASANTSEGSTR
- a CDS encoding GtrA family protein, whose amino-acid sequence is MITTLADRIRGLASLFWREVAKFGAVGGVAFVIDSAVFIWLFSGPMHGSEVWAKAIATIVASIFSWIANRFWTFRHRKQANVVREAILFAVMNFVGLLIASGCVWVAKYILNLNDKPSLFIAGSVVGLILGTIFRFFAYRFWVFNEELDAEPEFSHDHEILEVHHKAQSGTADAGHAGPPTGEFPRIKNG
- a CDS encoding 5-(carboxyamino)imidazole ribonucleotide synthase, with the translated sequence MTFPVIGVVGGGQLARMMAPPATALGFELRVLAEGEDVSAVAAVATAPVGDYKDLDTLLEFAKGVDVLTFDHEHVPTDHLHALLDAGVNVQPGPESLVNAQDKLVMRAAIDRLGLPNPEWAAVNTVEELVAFGDKIGWPVVLKTPRGGYDGKGVRIVDSPEDAADTASWFQAMSPLLAEAKVDFSRELSALVARTPSGEARAWPVVHTIQVDGVCDEVIAPAQNISVEVAAAAEDAALRIATELGVTGVMAAELFETPGVGAGFLINELAMRPHNTGHWTQDGSITSQFEQHLRAVLDLPLGATDALAPVAVMKNFLGGENQDLFAAFPLALAFEPAAKVHCYGKSVRPGRKIGHVNLLGTTASDVDSVRSRATAVANTIRDGRVPSESSEENA